In Naumovozyma dairenensis CBS 421 chromosome 2, complete genome, the following are encoded in one genomic region:
- the FOL2 gene encoding GTP cyclohydrolase I (similar to Saccharomyces cerevisiae FOL2 (YGR267C); ancestral locus Anc_5.37) encodes MNNRNDLMGINRNETGTPLNMKASSPFTLNPPVDSDGFSWPSVGTKQRSIESPEEEQQRIERIADAVKVILNEVGEDINREGLLATPERYAKAMLFFTKGYQTNIMDDVINNAVFEEDHDEMVIVRDIEIHSLCEHHLVPFFGKVHIAYIPNKKVIGLSKLARLAEMYARRLQVQERLTKQIALALSEILKPLGVAVVIEASHMCMVSRGVQKTGSSTMTSCMLGCFRDQHKTREEFLTLLNKSNR; translated from the coding sequence ATGAACAACCGTAATGATTTAATGGGAATAAATAGAAATGAAACTGGGACGCCATTGAACATGAAGGCGTCGTCACCATTTACATTGAATCCACCTGTAGATTCAGATGGTTTCTCATGGCCCAGCGTGGGGACCAAACAACGTTCAATTGAGTCCcctgaagaagaacaacaacGAATTGAACGTATTGCAGACGCTGTCAAAGTTATATTGAATGAAGTTGGTGAAGATATCAATAGAGAGGGTCTCTTAGCGACACCTGAACGTTATGCCAAGGCAATGCTTTTCTTTACGAAAGGGTACCAAACAAATATCATGGATGATGTGATTAATAATGCTgtctttgaagaagatcatGATGAAATGGTTATCGTGAgagatattgaaattcattcattatGTGAACATCATTTAGTACCATTTTTTGGGAAAGTTCATATTGcatatattccaaataaaaaagttaTTGGATTAAGTAAATTGGCTAGATTGGCAGAAATGTATGCGAGAAGGTTACAAGTTCAAGAACGATTAACGAAACAAATTGCACTCGCTTTAAGtgaaattttgaaaccATTGGGTGTTGCTGTGGTCATTGAAGCATCTCATATGTGTATGGTATCAAGAGGTGTTCAAAAGACAGGGTCCTCTACTATGACTTCATGTATGCTTGGTTGTTTCAGAGATCAACATAAGACTAGAGAAGAatttttaactttattaaataaaagcAATCGTTAA
- the NDAI0B00810 gene encoding uncharacterized protein (similar to Saccharomyces cerevisiae YGR266W; ancestral locus Anc_5.39), producing MTYTENEWFDDWDTEALYQEKVRDCDQCIAHSPINNVESGVVCGPNVRLIDVNYDTFMYNGSILIVTKNLTANEENVPIVTYTIGPATNSDNTFELKEGEFPHRLFHTDKLDDNNAFQFYRYKIELPLQNYEQMVKYTINNESKPHYRFFIPSKTMNFNTIAYSCNGFSLAVDTSVFKGSLWFDILNKHSKFRYHVMLGGGDQIYSDSINLYCPAVKKWLKTHDPIKRYSTKMTPEFFEQLNQFYLKEYIEWYGFGHWKGSTPKSMTTQNCFPIATSTIPSINIWDDHDIIDGFGSYSDAFMKTPVFSSIGKAAYKYYMLFQHHVSIDANDDDDIAYLKTSNWILGKRPGQYIEEKSHSVFTRLGPTMGMLGLDCRTERKLKEIVSEGTYQLVFERLHKEIQKGQLDHLLIMLGVPIAYPRLVWLEWLFSSRLLAPLKYLSKKGLFARGLVNDFNGDVELLDDLNDHWCARHHKAERNLLITRLQDFGAKYGIRITILSGDVHLASLGRFKSKIHKRHLANDKKMQQNEKTFNEPENDVRLMFNVISSAVVNTPPPDPMAKLLQARVSEHHFDFQTTEDSVPLFKFDTDGITSREQPGFLNKRNWSDIIPMENVFNNKYLNDNFKVKLNDRIIPGILKPGEGIPSIPINKEQDQAYPVTKDGIMVSIHVETDRANPNSFSTCYSLPIPELRKKEENLSHKGAKHLPLT from the coding sequence ATGACCTACACAGAAAACGAATGGTTTGACGATTGGGATACAGAAGCATTGTATCAAGAAAAAGTCCGGGATTGTGATCAATGTATTGCTCATAGTCCTATTAATAATGTCGAGTCTGGTGTTGTTTGTGGTCCTAATGTTAGACTTATTGATGTCAATTATGATACGTTCATGTATAATGGTTCCATTTTAATCGTGACCAAGAACTTGACAGCAAATGAGGAGAATGTACCCATAGTTACATACACTATTGGTCCAGCTACCAATAGTGATAATACCTTTGAATTGAAGGAAGGTGAATTTCCTCACAGATTGTTCCATACAGATAAATTAGATGACAATAATGCTTTCCAATTCTATCGCTATAAGATTGAGCTACCTCTGCAAAACTATGAGCAAATGGTGAAATAtacaattaataatgagaGTAAACCTCATTATAGGTTCTTCATCCCTTCTAAAACAATGAATTTTAATACAATTGCATATTCTTGTAACGGATTTTCCCTAGCTGTAGATACATCTGTCTTCAAAGGGTCACTTTGGTTCGATATCTTAAACAAGCATTCTAAATTCCGTTATCATGTAATGTTAGGAGGTGGTGATCAAATTTATTCTGATTCCATAAACCTCTACTGTCCCGCCGTTAAAAAATGGTTAAAAACACATGACCCAATAAAGAGATATTCCACTAAGATGACTCCAGAATTCTTCGaacaattaaatcaattttatttgaaagaatatatagaatGGTATGGATTTGGTCATTGGAAAGGGTCCACACCAAAATCAATGACTACACAAAATTGTTTCCCCATCGCGACGTCTACAATTCCATCCATTAATATTTGGGATGATCATGATATCATTGATGGGTTTGGTTCATATTCAGATGCGTTTATGAAGACTCCCGTGTTTAGTTCCATTGGGAAAGCTGCTTATAAGTATTATATGTTATTTCAACATCATGTAAGTATCGATGcgaatgatgatgatgacatCGCGTATTTAAAGACTTCGAATTGGATTTTGGGGAAAAGACCAGGACAATACATTGAAGAGAAATCGCATTCTGTTTTCACAAGATTAGGGCCCACAATGGGGATGCTTGGTCTTGATTGCAGAACTGAAAGGAAGttgaaagaaattgttTCGGAAGGTACATATCAATTAGTATTTGAAAGGTTGCATAAGGAAATTCAGAAAGGTCAATTAGATCATCTTTTAATCATGTTGGGTGTCCCCATTGCATATCCCAGATTAGTTTGGTTAGAATGGTTGTTTTCATCTAGATTATTGGCTCCTTTGAAATACTTATCTAAAAAGGGTTTATTTGCTCGTGGTTTGGTTAACGATTTCAATGGTGATGTggaattattagatgatttaaatGACCATTGGTGTGCAAGACATCATAAGGCAGAAAGAAACCTTTTAATTACAAGATTGCAAGATTTTGGTGCCAAATATGGAATAAGAATAACAATTTTATCTGGCGATGTTCATCTTGCATCATTAGGTAGATTTAAAAGTAAAATTCATAAGCGTCATTTAGCCAATGATAAGAAAATgcaacaaaatgaaaaaactTTTAATGAACCAGAAAATGATGTTAGATTAATGTTTAATGTAATATCAAGCGCTGTCGTCAACACACCACCACCTGATCCAATGGCTAAATTGTTACAAGCAAGAGTCTCTGAACATCATTTTGATTTCCAAACAACAGAGGATTCAGTTCCATTGTTCAAATTTGATACCGACGGTATCACATCTCGTGAACAACCTGGATTTTTGAACAAGAGAAATTGGTCAGATATTATCCCAATGGAAaatgttttcaataataaatatttaaatgataattttaaagTCAAGTTAAATGATCGAATTATTCCTGGAATTCTTAAACCTGGAGAAGGTATTCCATCAATCCCTATTAACAAAGAACAAGATCAAGCATATCCTGTCACTAAAGATGGTATAATGGTTTCAATTCATGTGGAAACAGATCGTGCAAATCCAAATTCTTTTAGTACATGTTATAGTTTACCAATTCCAgaattaagaaagaaagaagaaaatctATCACATAAGGGTGCTAAACATCTTCCTTTGACATGA
- the NDAI0B00820 gene encoding uncharacterized protein codes for MHASNALFIVKLFTLLPIRLVYCYLVILIRHRRSLKGSIWIRAFMREAFDMTDDHTCPDIINPLFNLCVNYLCDKVETIQYQITDEHRLSFSAIGLRDEMIDVRYRWYYKPDDFNASDDDILLYFHGGGFAVTLVPTSLIFLRNLSIWFPKMAIIMIDYSVTVGENDKQYPYQILESIGLYTHLINNLQCKNVILMGESAGGNLELALLNYLSTTTMMKTKIPLPKKTILISPWVNPSRLDRYDIMQEKEIERLDCLSFEGLEKFTKRYLQSMNPLNGVNSLPFVDLSYDFDSDNWKTILEQSSIYITYGKDEILKPQIQTFIKNLEMIHPNNFDTSRQVSAYEGGCHIEPLLKLDTDLNSWSMHASVNGILRFIEH; via the coding sequence ATGCATGCTAGTAATGCATTGTTTATTGTGAAATTGTTCACGTTGCTCCCAATTCGGTTGGTATATTGTTACCTTGTGATCTTGATAAGACATAGGAGGTCGCTGAAAGGAAGTATATGGATACGAGCGTTTATGAGAGAAGCATTTGATATGACTGATGATCATACTTGTCCTGATATCATTAATCCATTGTTTAACTTATGCGTCAATTACTTATGTGACAAAGTGGAAACtattcaatatcaaataaCTGATGAGCATCGTCTATCGTTTAGCGCGATCGGATTGAGAGATGAAATGATTGATGTGAGATATAGATGGTATTATAAACCTGATGATTTTAATGCAAGTGATGATGACATTTTGCTTTACTTCCATGGTGGTGGGTTTGCTGTGACTTTGGTCCCCACATCATTGATATTCTTAAGGAATTTAAGTATATGGTTCCCCAAGATGGCTATCATTATGATAGATTATTCTGTGACAGTGggagaaaatgataaacaATATCCTTATCAAATCTTAGAAAGTATAGGTCTATATACTCATCTCATAAACAATTTACAATGCAAAAATGTGATTCTTATGGGAGAGTCCGCAGGAGGTAATCTTGAATTAgcattattaaattactTGTCGACGAcgacgatgatgaagacTAAGATACCACTACCGAAAAAGACAATTTTGATAAGCCCTTGGGTAAACCCATCAAGATTGGATAGATACGATATTATGcaagagaaagaaattgaaagattagATTGTTTGTCGTTTGAAGGTTTGGAGAAATTCACAAAACGATATCTACAATCAATGAACCCTTTGAATGGCGTCAATTCACTACCATTCGTTGATCTTTCATATGATTTTGACTCTGACAATTGGAAAACTATTTTAGAACAAAGTTCAATATACATCACATACGGtaaagatgaaatattgaaacCACAAATACAAACATTCATAAAGAACTTGGAAATGATACATCCAAATAACTTTGATACATCAAGACAGGTCTCAGCATATGAAGGTGGATGTCACATTGAACCACTTTTAAAATTAGATACAGACTTAAATTCTTGGTCAATGCATGCCTCTGTTAACGGTATCCTAAGATTTATAGAACATTGA